The genomic interval CTGTTCTTCTGCTACGGCAAGCTCGCCCGGCGGCTCGACCGGGCGTTGAACAGCTCGCCGGCACACCTGCCGGTCGCGCTCGCCGTCATCTTCGCCGCCTGCCAGATCGGGCTGTTGCGGGGGCCGCTCGGCGCGCAGATCCCGTTCGTCGGTGCCGCGTTCGTGGTGCTGCTGGTCGGCGTACTCGGCTGGCGCGGCCGGATCTGGGGCCTGACCAGGCCGGACGAGACCGCCGCGACAGCCGGGGCGACCGAGCCGGCCACGGAACCGAGCGAGCCGGCGGCGGAGTCGAGCGAGCCGACCGAGCCGGCCGAGGTGCCGAGATGAGCCGGCCCAGGGTCGCCGTCCTCGCCGACTGGTGGTGGCCGAACCTGGTCGGCGGGGCGGAGCGGTCCGCCCGGTCCGCCGCGCTGGAACTCGCCCGGACCGCCGAGGTCGCGGTCTTCGTACCGGCGCCGGCCGACGAGGTGTACCGGGACGGGCCGCTCGTCGTGCACGCCGTGCGGCGGCCGTACGCCCGGCGGGTGCACGCCGACTCGGCGCTCCGGCGGGCGCTGGAACTGCTGACCGCGTGGCTGCTGCCGGCGGTCGCGTCCGGGCAGATCCGCGCGCTGCGGGCGTACCGGCCCGACGTGGTGGTGGCGACGAACATCTCCCGTACCGGTCCGTGGCTGCTGCGCTGGGCCCGGGCGAACGGGGTCCGGCTGGTCCGGTCGTACCACGACCTGAGCGACACCTGCTGGCGGCGCTCCCGCCGTCGGGGCAGCGGGAACTGCGCCGACATCTGCGCCGACTGTCGGGTCAAGACGGCGGTGATGCGCCGGGCGACCCCACCCGGGACGGTCGCCGTCTGCGTCTCCGGCTTCGTCCGGGACGAACTGCAACGGGCCGGACTGACCAGCCCGGAGACCAGCCTGGTGGCCTATCCGCTGCTCGGTGCGGCGACGGTCGCGCCGGAGGGGTACCGCCCCGACCCGACGCGCCGGGTCCTCGGCTATCTCGGCCGGATCGCCCCGGTGAAGGGCGTCGAGGCGGCGATCCGCACCGCCGCCGCGTACCGGCGGAACACCGGCACGGCGGTCACCATGCTGGTCGCCGGTGAGGGGCAGCCGGACTACCTGCGACGGTTGGCGGACCTCGGCACCGCGCAGGGGATCGAGGTGGACTTCGCGGGCCGGCTGGACGTCGAGGCGTTCTGCGCCCGGATCGACGCGGCGCTGATCCCGTCCACCTGGATGGAACCGTTCGGCCGGGTGGTGGTGGAGGTGGGCAGTCACGGCCGGCCGATGCTCGTCTCGCGGGTCGGCGGGCTGCCCGAGGCCGCCGCCGTCTCGGGTGGACGGTTCGCCTTCACCGACTTCGCGGACCCGGAGGCTGCCGCCCGTACCCTCGACGAGCTGCTCGCCGGGAAGGCGGAACCGGCGAACCCGCCCGGCCGGGGCGCGGCGATCGGCCTGGAGCAGGGCGTGGTGACCGCCGTCGCGCGGGCGCTGGAGGGTCGGCCCGGTACCCGGGAGGAGCGACCCGCGTGACGGAGACGGCGACGACGACCGGCGAGCCCGCCCGCTCCGCCGGACGGTCCTGGTCCACGCCGGCCCTCACCATGGGCCAGCTCGGGCTGATGGCCACCAGCCTGGTCTTCAGCCTCTCCCTCGGCTACGCGGGCGGACTGGCGGCGATCGGCGCCGTCGCTCCGGCGATGCTGGTCTTCCAGCTCAGTTGCGGCGTCCTGCAACGTACCCTCGCCGAGGCGACGCTGCTGGCCACCGCGAGTGAGGGCCGGCCGGCCGACCGGGCGACCTGCCGGTGGTCGGTGGCTGCCGCGCTGGCCGGCGGCCTGCTCGGCGCCGTCGTCGCGTTCCTGTCCAGCCTCGCCGTCCCGGACGTGCCGGTGGAGCTGGCCCTCGGCTACGCGGCCGGCATCCCGTTCGTGATCGCGCTCGACATCGGCCGCTCTGCGGCGGTGGCCGCCGGTACGGCCCGGTCGGCGTTCCTGGAGTCGACGCTCTGGCTGGCCGCCCAGGTGGCGGCGGCGCTCTGCTTCGCGGCGTTGCGCTCGCCGCTCGGCATCTGCCTCTCCTGGGCGGTGGTGAACGCCGTCTTCCTGCTCGCCGCCGCCCGGCAGCCGGACCGCCGGCCGGCCCTGCGCGGCCTGCTGCGGTGGATCCGGTCCCGCCGGGCGGTCATCGGAGCCGCCTCGCTGGACGCCTTCGTGCTCGGCGTGACGCCGGTACTGGCGATCCAGGTGACCGCGTTCGTCAGTACGGCTGCCACGCTCGGCGTGATCCGGGTCCTGCAACAGGTACTCGCACCGCTGGCGTTCGTCTCGATAACCGTCCGGCGGGTGCTCATCTACCGCCGGCGCGACGACAGCGGCCGTACGGTCTGGCAGGATCTCCGCGACGGTCTGCTGTCACTGGCCCTGATGGCCGTCGGTGCGGTGCTGCTCGGCCTGGCGGTGCTGCTCGGTCGGCGGATCGTGCCCGCCCTGGCCTTCATCCCGGTCGGCGCCGCACTTGTCGCGGCGGGCGCGGAGAAGGCGGCGCTCGGTTTCTCCTACGGCTGCTCGTTGAGCAGGTTCGTCCGGGGCGAGTTCGACGTCCTGCTCCGGGCCCGCTACGTGATGCTCGGCCTCACCGTGGTCGCGGCGCCGCTGCTGACACTGCGCTGGGATGCGACCGGCTATCTCGTCGGCTCGGCGCTCGGCATGGTCGGCTACTCCCTGGCGCTGCTTGGCCTGCGGGACGGTCGGCGGGCCGCCGCGGCCGGCTCGCGGCCCGGGTTTTCCTGACCGGAGTCCGTCCCCTATGTTTGCTACATGACCGACGTCGTCGCGCTCCTGCTGCGTCGGGCCGGTTTCGGTCCCACCGCCAGCGAGCTGTCCGCGGCGAAGCAGGCCGGTTACCGGGCGACGATGTCCGCCCTGCTCTCCCCCGCCGGCCCGGACGTCGGCGCGACCAGTGCCCCGATTCCCGTCCTCGCCCGGGATCCGTACGCGGGACAGCGCGATCCCACGCCGGAGCAGAAGGTCACCTTCGAGCGTCGCCGGGAGATCGAGACCGAACAGATCACCCGCTGGTGGGTGGACCGGATGACGGTCGCCAGCCACCAGGCGGTGGAGAAACTGATCTTCTTCTGGCACGGCCACTGGGCCACCTCGATCAAGAAGGTCCGCAGCCCGCAGCTGATGATGGTGCAGCACCGCACCTTCCGGCAGTCGACGGACTTCGTGACGATGGCCCGGCAGATGGTGGTCGACGCGGCACTGTCGCTCTATCTGGACGGCAATCGCAACACCCGGCGGGCACCGAACGAAAACCTCGCCCGCGAGCTGTTCGAGCTGTTCATGCTCGGGATCGGCCAGTACACCGAGAAGGACGTCAAGGAGGCGGGCCGGGCGCTGACCGGCTGGCGTTACAGCCTCGCCCAGGAACGCTCCGTCTTCAACCCCGCCGAACACGACGGTGGCAGCAAGACGATCCTCGGCTCGACGCAGGACTTCACCGCCGGCACCCTGATCGACCTGCTGCTGGCGCAGGAGGCCTGCCCACGGTTCATCGCCTCCCGGCTCTGGTTCCGCTACGGGTCGTCGACCCGTCCGCTGCCGGACGCGCTGCGGGACAGGATGGTCGCCGCGTTCCCGATCCCGATGGCGATGCTCAAGGTGATGTTCTCCGACGACGCGTTCCAGGCGACCAACGGCGAGATGGTCAAGCAGCCGATCGAGTGGTTCATCGGCGCCCTGCGGCAGCTCGGGCTCCGGCCGGCGGCGCTGCCGACGGAGACCCACGACGAGCTGCTCAAAATCTTGGAAGACCTGGGCCAGCTACCGTTCGCACCGCCCAACGTCGGCGGCTGGCGGGCCGGTGGCGCCTGGCTGACCTCCGCCGCCGCCCAGGTCCGGCTCCGGCTCGCCGGCAAGATCGCCGAACGGGCCGCGGTCGACCGGCTGACCCCGGAGAACCTGGCGTACCTGCTCTGCGTCGACACCTGGTCCAACCGGACCTACGCGGTGCTGCGCGACGCGGCCGGCGATCCGCGCCGGCTGCTGACCCTCGGCCTCGTGAGCCCGGAATACCTGGTGGCCTGAGATGATGGACATTCAGACGCGGCGGCGGTTCCTCCTCACCTCGGGGGTGGTCGGTGCTGGCGCGCTGGCCGCCGGTGCCGGCACGTTGGGGCTGGTCGAACTCCTCCGCACGGCGGACAGCGCGCGGGCCGCCACCGACGGCAAGCTCGTGGTGGTCACCCTCTACGGCGGCAACGACGGCCTCAACACCGTCGTGCCGTACGCGGACCCCGCCTACCACTCGGCCCGGCCCGAGCTGGCCTACGATCCGGCCGAGGTGTTGCACCTCGACGACCGGCTGGGGCTCAATCCGAAGCTGCGGGGGCTGAAGAAGCTCTGGGACGAGAAGCGGCTCGCCATCGTCCTCGGCGTCGGATATCCCCGGCCCGACCGCAGCCACTTCCGGTCGATGGACATCTGGCAGACCGCCTCGCCGACCAGTCCGGTGCCGACCGGCTGGGTGGGACGGTGGCTGGACGGCACCTCGGCGTCGCCGGAGACGGCGGTGAGCTTCGAACCCGTACTCCCGCCGCTGCTGGCCGGGGAGAGCCGGGCCGGTGCCTGCGTCAGCCCGGCCGGACTCAAGCTGCCGAACGGGATAACGCCGGAGATGATCGCCGCGCTGGGTCGGTCCGAGTCGGGCGAGTCGGCACTGCGTGGCCGGGCCGCGTCCGCCTACGCGGACCTGCTGCACGTGGAGCACCTGATCCGGGAGGCGGAGCAGGCGCCGAGAGACCCGGCCGGCCAGGAACTCGAACTCCTCACCACCGGCACCGGCCGGACGAGTTCCCTCGGTACCCAGCTCGCGCTGGTGGCGCGCTGTGTCGAGGCCGGCGTACCGACCCGGGTCTACTCGGTGAGCCTGGACGGTTTCGACACCCACGCCGACGAGATCGGCGCCCACGAGAGCCTGCTGAAGCGGCTCGACGACGCGCTGTCGGGTTTCGTCGCCCGGATGTCCCGGACCGAGGCGGGCCGGCAGGTGACGGTGGTGGTCTACAGCGAGTTCGGCCGGCGGGTCAGGGCGAACGCCTCGGACGGTACCGACCACGGCACCGCCGGCCCGGTCTTCGTGCTCGGTCACCGGGTGGCCGGCGGATTCCACGGCGAACAGCCGAGCCTGGCCGATCTCGACGACGGCGACCTCAAGTCCGACCTGGACCTGCGTACCGTCGTCGGCACCCTGCTCGAGTCGGTGTTGGACGCCGAACCCGAGCGCTATCTCGACGGCTTCCAGGGCAGGTGGCTGCCGCTGCTCCGGGCCGCCGCCTGACGGACCGGTGCCGACGGCTCAGCGACCACCGCCGCGGAACACCTCGGCGATCGTCCGGACCAGCACCTTGGTGTCGAGCCAGAGCGACCAGTTCTCGATGTAGTAGTTGTCGAACCGGGCCCGGTCGGAGATCGGGGTGTCCCCACGCAAGCCGCTGACCTGGGCGAGGCCGGTCAGACCGACCGGTACCCGGTGCCGCATCGCATAGTCGGGGTGTTCGGCGGAGAACTTCTCCACGAAGTACGGGCGCTCGGGGCGGGGCCCGACGACGGTCATGTCGCCGCGCAGGATGTTCCAGAGCTGGGGCAGCTCGTCCAGGGACGTACGCCGCATGAACCGGCCGATCGGGCCGACCCGGCGGTCGTCCGCGATGGACCAGTTGGTCTGTGACTCGTGCTCGTCCCGGGGGCGCATCGTACGGAACTTGATCACCTTGAACGGTTTGCCGTACTGCCCGATCCGCTCCTGCCGGAAGAAGATGCCCCGGCCGCCTTCGAGGAACGTCAGCATCGCGCAGAACAGGATGACCGGGCTGAGCACGACGATCGCCACCGAGGCGAGCACGAGGTCGGAGGCGCGCTTCACCGCCCAGCGCGGCCCGGAGAGGGTGGTGTACCGGATCTGCACGACCGGGATCGCTCCGATGTGGTCGGGCATCCCACCGGGTGAACGCGACCCCCAGAGCCGCTGCACCGCCCAGAGGTCGCAGCCGGCGCTCGCGGGGCGGCTCAGCAGCTCCATCAGCGCCGGTTCCGGGCACTCCGGATCGGCGATGATCAGGACGTCGCACTCCGTCATCGCGATCCGCTCCTCAAGGTCCTCAAGGGTGCCGATCAGCGGCACCGAACCCGGGAGGTGGCGGCGGGTGGAGTCGACGCATCCGGCGAACCGGAGGCCGTACCGGGGGTTGCGCCGGAGCAGGCGGGCCAGCTCCAGCGAGAGGGGGCCGCTGCCGATGATGATGGCGTTGTGCTCCACCCAGCGGCGTTGACGTGCGAGTACCACCGCACGTCGGGTGATCGTGCGCCCCACGATGACCAGTCCGGCGGAGAGGGCGATGCCCCGCATGAAGCCGGCGACGTACTCCACCGAGCCGTGCCGCATCGCGGCGATGATCGCCACGGTGCCGGCCGAGGCGAGCAGCCGGCCGCAGAGGGTGGGCAGTTCGTCGAGGATGCTCATGTGCCGCCGGCCCCGATAGAGCCCGCCGGCCGCGAAGATGGTCACCGTGAGACCGGCGGCGAACAACGTCCCCCGCCAGTAACGGTCGCTCAGCAGCAGCGGTACCAGCAGGGCGACCAGGTCGACCGGGGCGGTCACCATCCAGGCCCGGAGGCTGCGGGTCCGCTTCGAGGTGGCCGAGACGGCGTACGGAAGCACGGCGGTGGTGTCGAGCCCGGGCTGGAGCCGCTGCCCCATCGGCTCGTCCGCCGCACGAGGGCGTGGGATCGTCCGCTGGTCGTCCTCGGCCGGTCGGGACTGCTCCACCGGCTGCGGCGCCAACAGACCGGCGTCGTGACTGAGCGCACGTTTCATCGCCGCGCCGGGCTGCACTGCCGGCCATCTCGTCATCTCCATGACCTCCCCCGGTACACGGTCGCGGGATCCCGAGGCCGTGCGAAGTCGCCAGCAGGATACGGCCCGGCCGCGCGTGTTTCCAGGGCCACCCGTGCGCCGTCCGGCGCGACCGGGCCGGTGGCGACCCGGCGGTACGCGCCGTCGCGGCCGTGTTCCGGCGGCGCGTCGAGCCGGTGGTGGTGGCCGGGGCTGGCTCCCGGTCACCGATCCGATGTGGACTGCGAGACACCGCGGCTGTGTGCCGGGCTAGTTCTTGGCGTTGCTCAGGATCTCCGGCACCGCGTCCCGGCGGACCGCTTCGTAGAACTTCTTGGCCCTGTCCCGGTCGGCGAAGACGACGCTCTCGCTGCCGACCCGGCCGGTGCCCTGGGTCGGACTCGTCACGAAGGTGAGGTTGCCGCTGCGCAGATGCCGCAGCTCCATGCCCATGTCGAGCATCGAGAGGGTCTTGTCGACCGAGACCGCGTCGGCGGAGGCCCGGACGAAGGAGTTCAGCTTGGCCGGGTTGGCCAACGTACCGCCGGAGGCGGCCTTGTCCAGGATGGCCCGGATGACCTGCTGCTGGTGCCGGATCCGGGCGAAGTCGCCGTCCTTGAACGCGTAGCGCTCCCGGGCGTAGTCCAGCGCCTGCGCGCCGTCCATCACCTGGGTGCCCTTCTTGAACTCGCGGCGTCCGCTCGGCAGCAGCGAGTGCGTCGAGGTGAACCCCTCCTCGACGGTGATCTGCACGCCGCCGAGCGCGTCGACGATCTCCTTGAAGCCGGCGAAGTCGACGAGCGCCACGTGGTCGACGCGGACCCCGGTGAACTTCTCGACCGTCTGCACCATCAGCGGGATGCCGCCCCAGGCGTAGGCCGCGTTGATTTTTGCGTCCCGGCCGCCGTGCTTGCCGTCCTTGGACTTGGGCACGTTGACCCAGGTGTCCCGGGGGATCGAGACGAGTTGGGCGCTCGACCGGTCCGCCGGCAGGTGGGCGAGGATGATGGTGTCGCTGCGCGAGCCGCCGGTGTTGGACGGGTCACGGGTGTCACTGCCGAGGATCAGGATGTTCTTGGCGTCCTTCGCCACCTTGACCGGGCGGGACTCCTCCGGCACCGCGTCGAACGCCTCGACCCGCTCGATGCCGGACTCCAGCGAATGGACATAGATGCCGGCCGCGACCGCGCCACCGCCGCCCAGCAATGCCAACACCAGCAGGGTGATCAGGACTATCCGCCTGGTGCGTCGCCGCCGTTTCGGAGCCGGTGCGCCCGGGGACCTCCCGTCGGGAGCCACCGCGATGACCTCGGTGGAGTGGGACTCCGCGAGTTGGGGTTGGTGTGGCATGGCTCGATGCTACTGACCGGTGCAACAGCGTAGTGGCCGGGATCCGGGCCGCCACGGCCCGTCCGACCGGTACTGCTGCGTCGCAGGTCAGCGCAGCCACGGTCGACGGACGGTCCCGGATCGTCCCGATGACCTCGTCGGACGAACCGCCCGCCCGGGACGGCGGCACGGAGCCCGACCACGTTCGTGTCGGGGTCGACGCGGTGGTCGGGGGCCGGCGGGAGCGACTGTCGCATAGCCGTCAAGCCCGACATCCGGTCGTGCCGGTGCCGGTGCCGGTGCCGGTGCCGGTGCCGGCCGTGCCGTACCGGGTTGTCGACGGTTCCGGCCAGCTCGGCGGCCTCGTACTTTCCGGCCGAGTATCGCCATTCCCGTGCCGTGGGCCAGCCGGATCGGTGACAGTGCGAGGCGGACGCGGGCAGGACGAGGCGGAGCATGGTGGGGCGGCAGGAGCGGAACGGGCACGGCGGCACACCGCCGGAGCACCCGACCATCACCTTCAGCCCGTCGGCCGAGTTCCCGCCGCTGAACGAGACCGAGCTGGCCGCCCTGCACGAGGTCGGCCGGCGGTGGCGGTCGGACCTGCGGGACCGTCCACCCCGGGACGCCGTACTGCCGCTGGATCCGAGCCTGGAGCAGTACCGGCATCCGCCCGCGCCGAGTCGCTTCCACCGGCTGGGCCGGATCGAGATGTTCCGGACCGAGCGACGGGGGCAGTTGACCGCGACCGGCCCGACGAGCAGCACCGACACCCGGTTCGGCCGGATCAGCGGCGCCCTCCGGCGTGCCCTGCTCGGACCGCCGCTGGCGAGCGCGGCGGTGCTCCAGGAACGGATGCGGAAGCTGATCGCGCTTCCGGTGCTCTCCTCCGACCTGCTCTCCTCGGTGGCGTACGGGCCGGAGGCGATGCTCGCGATCCTGGTACTGGCCGGCAGCGGCGCGCTCGGGCTCTCCCTGCCGATCGCCGCCGCGCTGGTGATACTGATGATCACGGTCGGCACGTCGTACCGGCAGACGGTCTACGCCTACCCGCACGGCGCCGGCTCCTATCTGGTGGCCTCCGACAGCCTCGGTCCGCGGTTCGGGCTCACCGCCGCGGCCGGGCTGATCCTCGACTACGTGCTGACCGTCTCGGTCTCGGTGGCGGCCGGGGTGCAGGCGATCACCTCGGCGCTGCCCGGACTGACCCCGTTCACGGTCCCGTTCGGGCTGCTGGTGATCGCCGGGCTGCTCGCCGGCAACCTGCGCGGGGTACGGGCGGCCGGGAAGATCTTCGCCGCGCCGACGTACCTCTTCATCGCCGCCATCGGACTGCTCTTCGTCGTCGGCGTGGCCCGGGCGGCGGGCCGGGGCTTCGAGCCGGTCCCGCCGCCGCCGGTCGGCGCGGTGGAGGGGCTCGGCCTGCTGGTGGTGCTCCGGGCCTTCGCCTCCGGCGCGTCCTCGATGACCGGGATCGAGGCGGTCGCCGACGCGGTGCCGGCGTTCCGGCCGGTCGAGTGGCGCCAGGCGCGGACCACGCTGACCTGGATGGTCGCCATCCTGGTGGTGCTCTTCGCCGGGCTGACCCTCCTGATCCACTTCAACGGGCTGGTCCCCCGGGCCGACGAGACGCTGCTCTCCCAGCTCGCCCGGGAGACCTTCCGCACCGGACCGTGGTACGCGTTGATCCAGGCCGCCACCACCCTGGTCCTGCTGCTCGCCGCGAACACCGCGTTCAACGACTTTCCCCGGCTGCTCTTCTTCATGGCCCGGGACAGCTACGCCCCCCGACGGTTCCTGCACATGGGAGACCGGCTCGCGTTCAGCAACGGGATCATCGCGCTGGCGGTGGCGGCGGCCCTGATCTTCGTGGCGTTCGGCGGCTACACCCAGTCGTTGATCCCGCTCTACGCCGTCGGCGTCTTCCTGGCCTTCACCCTCTCGCAGAGCGGCATGGTCATGCACTGGCGCCGACACCGCGCCCCGGGCTGGCGCTGGCGGGCGGCGCTGAACGCGACCGGCGCGGTGCTCTGCGCCCTGGTCCTGGTCACCGCCGCGATCACCAAGTTCGTCGAGGGCGCCTGGGTGGTGGTGGTCGCCGTACCGCTGCTGGTGCTGCTCTGCCTGCACATCCGGTGGCACTACGACGCGATGCGGCAGGCGCTGACCCTGCCGGCCACCACGCCCGGCACCGACACCGCCGCCACCCGACCCGACGGCCGCACCGGGGCCGAACGGACCGGCGCGGCGGAGCAGCGCCGCCGGCCGAACGAGGTGGCCGAGACGACCGGACCGGGCGACCTGCGGGTCGACCTGACTCCGGGCGAGGTACGACACCTGGTGGTCGTACCGGTGGCCCGGCTGAACCTGGCGGCGTTGCGGGCGCTGGCGTACGCCGCGTCGCTCGGGCAGCCGGCCTTCGCGGTGCACCTGAGTCCGGAGCAGGAGGAGGCCGACCGGTTCCGCCGACAGTGGGAGACCTGGGGCGACCACCTGCGGCTGGAGACGATCATCTCGCCGTACCGGACCGTGATCGCGCCGCTGGCCCAGTACGTCGAGGCCCTGCACTCGGTCCGTCCGGAGGTCACCCTGACCGTGGTGGTACCGGAGATCGTGGTCCGGCACCTGTGGCACCAACTGCTGCACACCCGTACCGAGCTGCGGCTGCGGCGCGCGCTGCGGGACGTACCCGGGGTGGTGGTCACCAGCGTCCCCGTCCACCTGCCCGAATAGCGCCCGGAGCCGTCGTGGTCTGACGTCCTCGGCATGCCGCTCGGATGATCGCATCCACCCCGTCGACCACCGCCCAATCCCGCCCTCGACCGTTCGGTCGAGTTGTTGCCCGATCGAGGACAATCACCGCCGGGAACCGGCGTGTGGGCCGGGTGGGCGCATCCGGCACAGAGCAGACTGTCCCCGTGGAGGCGCAGCAGGTACTCGGCGGCCGCTACCGGCTCGAAGACCAGCTCGGCCGGGGCGGCATGGCGGTCGTCTGGCGGGCCCGTGACGAGGTGCTGGGGCGCCCGGTCGCGGTCAAGCTGCTGGCCGGCCCGCACGCCCGGGACCCGGTGTCGAGACGGCGGATCCGGCACGAGGCGCGGGCGGCGGCGGCACTGTCGCACCCCAACATCGCCCAGGTGTACGACTTCGGCGAGTCGGTCACCGGCCTGACCTGTGTCCCGTACGTGGTGATGGAACTCGTCGAGGGCGGCACCCTCGAACAGCGGCTCGCGGCCGGGCCGCTGCCGCCGAAGGCCGTCTTCCGGATCTGTGCCGAGGTGGCGGCGGCACTGGCCGCCGCGCACGACCGTGGCCTGGTGCACCGGGACATCAAGCCCGGCAACGTGATGGTGACGCCGTCCGGGGCGAAGGTCGTCGACTTCGGCATCGCCGCCGCGGTCGGACCGGGTGACGCGGACGAGTGGGGTGACGAACTCCTCGGTACTCCCGGATATCTCGCCCCGGAACGGATCAGCGGCGACGCCGTCGTGCCCGCCTCGGACGTGTACGGCGTCGGGGTGCTGCTCTACCGTCTGCTGGCGGGGCGCCCGCCGTGGAGCGCCGAGACCGCGACCCAGATGCTGCGGGCGCACGTGTACGTCGAACCGGCGCCGCTGCCGCCGCTGCCCGACGTACCGGCGAAGGTCGTCGAACTGTGTGGACGCTGCCTCGACAAGGACCCGGAACGGCGTCCGGCGGCCCGCGAGGTCGCCGCCGTGCTCGCCCGGGCCGCCGGGGTGCGGATCGTCGACGACGAACTCGCCCACTCGCTGGCCCCGGCCGCGGTCGACGGCGAACCCTCGACGGTGCTGGTGCCCCGCGCCTCCGGCGGTCGGGGCGCCCAGTTCCGCGCCGGGGTGCTGGCCACCGGGGCGGCGGCGGTCGCCGTCACCGTGCTGCTGCTCTGGCTCGCCGACCCGCTCGGCTCGGGGCTCGGCGGGCCCAGCGGCGCCGCGGAGCCCGGTCCGAGCGACCGGCCGACCGTGGACACCGGCGGGCCGGGGCGCACCGGTGGCGGCTCCGGCACCCCACCGCCGGAACCGGGACCGGTGACGCCGCTCGTCGGCGGCCCGGGGACATCGCCCAGCGCCGTGCCCGGTCCGGTGACCGGGTTTCCCCCCGGCGGACAGCCGGGTGGGGGGCCGGTCACCGGTGACCCGGTCGGCGAGACACCGAGCGGGCCGGGCGAGCCCGCGCCGTCGACCCCGGAGTCGCCGCCGCCGTCGACCCCGGCACCGGACGGGCGGACCCTGACCTCGGACGGCGGATCGGTGGAGGCGACCTGCACCGACGGCGGCGCCTGGCTGCTGTCGTGGACCCCGAACCGCCCCTACCGGACCGACGAGGTCGAGCCGGGACCGGCGGCGGCCACGATGGTCAGGTTCCGGCACGGCAACCGCCAGGTGCGGATGACCATCACCTGTACCGACGGGGTGCCCTCGACCACCAACACCTCGGAATGACCGGTCGGGGCACCTCGTCGGAACGATCCCTCGGGGAGAGGGCGCCGGCCGCGCTCAGATCCGGCCGGCGACGGTACGGGCCACCTCCTCCAGCGGTTCGCGGCTCTCCTTCGGGTCGTTCAGCAGTACCAGCTTGACCGCCACCCACCGGCCACCCTTGGCGACGAAGACGGCGCCGTCCTCGGCGTACGCCTCGTCGCCCACCCCGGGCAGCGGCCAGATCTCGTGCCCCAGTTCGCGTTCGATGTCGAGGAACTTCTTCGCGCCGTCCCCGACGTAGATCTCCACCTGGGCCGTCGGGCCGGTGACCGGTCCGGTGTAGCTGCACGTCTCGCGGACCGGTACGGCGTCCTCCAGCGGCGTACCGGCCAGCTTCTCGGCCTCCGCCCTGGTGACCAGGGCGCAGGCGTCCACCGGGGCGGCCGCCGGTTCCGCCGGGGTCGGCTCGGCCGCCGGGTCGGTACCGGTCGCGGCCGGTTGGACGTCCTGCGGGGCGGCGACCGGCGGGTCACCGCCGCCGAAGCGGCCGCACCCGGTGCAGAGGGCGAGCGCGAGCACGGTCAGGGTCACCAGCACCGGGCGGCTACGGACGATCATCAGCGGTTCCTCTCAGCCCACACAGAGCGGGACGTTCGGCAGGGTCTGGGCCGCCCGGTGGATCGGCCAGAGCTTCTCGCTCTCCAGTTCGAACTTCAGCTTCGTCGGCAGCAGCTTCTGTAGCGCCTCGACCGCCACCGAGGATGCGGTGATCCCGAATCCGCCGCCGACCTTGGCGTTCAGGCTCGCCGACACGCAGCGGGCCAGTGGGGCGCCCAGCGCCGAGCCGTTGGTGACGCCGAGGTCGACCACGAGCTTGGCGTACGGGCCGGCGAAGGCGGCCGGGATGCCGATGCCGAACTGGATCTTCGTCTCCACCGCGAAGGCGAGCCCGCTGGGTCCGATCGAGATGCCGGTGATCGAGTCCATGATGCTGCGCACCACGGAGAGGGTCGGCTTCTGCAACGTACCGCCGATCACGCCGAGGGTGCCGTTGACCGCCCACTCGCCGGCCGCCGTGACCGTGGTGTT from Plantactinospora sp. BC1 carries:
- a CDS encoding APC family permease, whose protein sequence is MVGRQERNGHGGTPPEHPTITFSPSAEFPPLNETELAALHEVGRRWRSDLRDRPPRDAVLPLDPSLEQYRHPPAPSRFHRLGRIEMFRTERRGQLTATGPTSSTDTRFGRISGALRRALLGPPLASAAVLQERMRKLIALPVLSSDLLSSVAYGPEAMLAILVLAGSGALGLSLPIAAALVILMITVGTSYRQTVYAYPHGAGSYLVASDSLGPRFGLTAAAGLILDYVLTVSVSVAAGVQAITSALPGLTPFTVPFGLLVIAGLLAGNLRGVRAAGKIFAAPTYLFIAAIGLLFVVGVARAAGRGFEPVPPPPVGAVEGLGLLVVLRAFASGASSMTGIEAVADAVPAFRPVEWRQARTTLTWMVAILVVLFAGLTLLIHFNGLVPRADETLLSQLARETFRTGPWYALIQAATTLVLLLAANTAFNDFPRLLFFMARDSYAPRRFLHMGDRLAFSNGIIALAVAAALIFVAFGGYTQSLIPLYAVGVFLAFTLSQSGMVMHWRRHRAPGWRWRAALNATGAVLCALVLVTAAITKFVEGAWVVVVAVPLLVLLCLHIRWHYDAMRQALTLPATTPGTDTAATRPDGRTGAERTGAAEQRRRPNEVAETTGPGDLRVDLTPGEVRHLVVVPVARLNLAALRALAYAASLGQPAFAVHLSPEQEEADRFRRQWETWGDHLRLETIISPYRTVIAPLAQYVEALHSVRPEVTLTVVVPEIVVRHLWHQLLHTRTELRLRRALRDVPGVVVTSVPVHLPE
- a CDS encoding serine/threonine-protein kinase, which encodes MEAQQVLGGRYRLEDQLGRGGMAVVWRARDEVLGRPVAVKLLAGPHARDPVSRRRIRHEARAAAALSHPNIAQVYDFGESVTGLTCVPYVVMELVEGGTLEQRLAAGPLPPKAVFRICAEVAAALAAAHDRGLVHRDIKPGNVMVTPSGAKVVDFGIAAAVGPGDADEWGDELLGTPGYLAPERISGDAVVPASDVYGVGVLLYRLLAGRPPWSAETATQMLRAHVYVEPAPLPPLPDVPAKVVELCGRCLDKDPERRPAAREVAAVLARAAGVRIVDDELAHSLAPAAVDGEPSTVLVPRASGGRGAQFRAGVLATGAAAVAVTVLLLWLADPLGSGLGGPSGAAEPGPSDRPTVDTGGPGRTGGGSGTPPPEPGPVTPLVGGPGTSPSAVPGPVTGFPPGGQPGGGPVTGDPVGETPSGPGEPAPSTPESPPPSTPAPDGRTLTSDGGSVEATCTDGGAWLLSWTPNRPYRTDEVEPGPAAATMVRFRHGNRQVRMTITCTDGVPSTTNTSE
- a CDS encoding DUF3558 family protein, whose protein sequence is MIVRSRPVLVTLTVLALALCTGCGRFGGGDPPVAAPQDVQPAATGTDPAAEPTPAEPAAAPVDACALVTRAEAEKLAGTPLEDAVPVRETCSYTGPVTGPTAQVEIYVGDGAKKFLDIERELGHEIWPLPGVGDEAYAEDGAVFVAKGGRWVAVKLVLLNDPKESREPLEEVARTVAGRI